The following proteins are co-located in the Deinococcus metallilatus genome:
- a CDS encoding response regulator transcription factor, with protein MIRVLLVDDHALFRQGLRSLLESEGMRVIGEAANGREAIRYAADTHPDVILMDIQMPDLDGVKATQSILEIDPKARVIMITMYRQDRYVFEAVKAGARGYVLKDADAGTLLDAIRRVAGGEALLDADMAQNVLDDFRDKREELPSEKHADLNERETMILKLLAQGFSNQDIALRLDISEKTVRNRLSEIFTKLQLNNRTQAALYAIREGIANLE; from the coding sequence ATGATTCGCGTTCTCCTGGTCGATGACCATGCCCTGTTCCGGCAGGGGCTGCGGAGCCTGCTGGAGTCCGAGGGTATGCGCGTGATCGGTGAGGCCGCCAACGGGCGTGAGGCGATCCGCTACGCGGCCGACACCCATCCCGACGTGATCCTGATGGACATCCAGATGCCCGACCTCGACGGCGTCAAGGCCACCCAGAGCATTCTGGAGATCGATCCCAAAGCCCGCGTCATCATGATCACCATGTACCGCCAGGACCGCTACGTGTTCGAGGCGGTCAAGGCCGGGGCGCGCGGCTACGTCCTGAAGGACGCCGACGCTGGCACCCTGCTCGACGCGATCCGGCGGGTGGCGGGGGGCGAGGCGCTGCTCGACGCCGATATGGCCCAGAACGTCCTCGACGACTTCCGCGACAAGCGCGAGGAACTGCCCAGCGAGAAGCACGCCGACCTGAACGAGCGTGAAACGATGATCCTCAAGCTGCTCGCCCAGGGCTTTTCCAATCAGGACATCGCGCTGCGGCTCGACATCAGCGAGAAGACCGTCCGCAACCGCCTCTCCGAGATCTTTACCAAGCTGCAACTGAACAACCGCACCCAGGCGGCGCTCTACGCGATCCGCGAGGGCATCGCCAATCTGGAATAA
- the moaD gene encoding molybdopterin converting factor subunit 1: MQVNVVFFARLKRESGLETATLAVPDGSSVRELATQVEQTYGLSLRGCMVAVNEAYARPEQVLHAGDEVAFLPPVAGGSDEDTRCEVVSSPLLLSEADRFLVRPEHGAQAYFVGTVRSPNQGKRVESIEYEGYRPMAEKVMREAAAEARARHGELRVVIQHRLGRLRPGEASILIGVASPHRRAALEACYFLIEHLKVHLPVWKHEADEDGEHWVDGQSGNPTL, encoded by the coding sequence ATGCAGGTCAACGTGGTGTTTTTCGCGCGCCTGAAGCGTGAATCCGGGCTGGAGACGGCGACGCTCGCGGTACCGGATGGGTCGAGCGTGCGGGAGCTGGCGACCCAGGTCGAGCAGACCTATGGCCTGAGTCTACGCGGCTGCATGGTGGCGGTGAACGAGGCCTACGCCAGGCCCGAGCAGGTGCTCCACGCGGGGGACGAGGTCGCCTTCCTGCCGCCCGTCGCTGGCGGCTCGGACGAGGACACGCGCTGTGAGGTCGTGTCCTCCCCGCTCCTGCTCTCGGAGGCGGACCGCTTCCTGGTCCGTCCCGAACACGGCGCGCAGGCGTACTTCGTGGGGACGGTCCGCTCCCCGAATCAGGGCAAGCGGGTCGAGTCCATCGAGTACGAGGGCTACCGGCCCATGGCCGAGAAGGTGATGCGGGAAGCGGCGGCCGAGGCGCGCGCCCGGCACGGGGAACTGCGGGTGGTGATCCAGCACCGCCTGGGACGGCTGCGGCCCGGCGAGGCGAGCATCCTGATCGGCGTGGCCAGCCCGCATCGCCGCGCGGCCCTGGAGGCCTGCTACTTCCTGATCGAGCATCTGAAGGTCCACCTGCCCGTCTGGAAACACGAGGCCGACGAGGACGGGGAGCACTGGGTAGACGGCCAGAGCGGGAACCCAACGCTGTAA
- a CDS encoding serine hydrolase: protein MRFDLAADLRSRGYVGEVGVLITDLAGRELYALHPARLFPAASTIKVPLLLLALGEAQAGRLDLRERVTVRAEDRVPGAGVLHELGPGLTPTWEDLLTLMIVVSDNTATNLVIERLGMERVNAWLGERGMIGTRLIGPLQLPPERQNEAQRRGERNRTSARDQVALLGALVRGEVLDQAHTALALSILGRQQLRDLLGRHVPRGVDGELLYRVASKSGELLGIHHDVGVLFTPRPLVAAVLSEGGLDPREHPGNRDVTVLAAALWPLLAALGGTVAGAAPGDI, encoded by the coding sequence GTGAGGTTCGACCTGGCCGCCGACCTGCGCTCGCGTGGGTACGTGGGTGAGGTGGGCGTGCTGATCACGGACCTCGCGGGACGCGAACTGTACGCACTCCATCCCGCCCGCCTCTTCCCGGCGGCCAGCACCATCAAGGTGCCCCTGCTGCTGCTGGCGCTGGGGGAGGCGCAGGCGGGGCGCCTGGACCTGCGGGAGCGGGTGACGGTGCGGGCGGAGGACCGGGTGCCGGGCGCGGGCGTGTTGCACGAACTGGGGCCGGGCCTGACCCCGACCTGGGAGGACCTGCTCACCCTGATGATCGTGGTCAGCGACAACACCGCCACCAATCTGGTGATCGAACGGCTGGGCATGGAGCGCGTGAACGCCTGGCTGGGGGAGCGGGGCATGATCGGCACCCGGCTGATCGGCCCCCTGCAACTGCCCCCCGAGCGCCAGAACGAGGCGCAGCGCCGGGGCGAACGCAACCGCACGTCCGCCCGCGATCAGGTGGCCCTGCTGGGGGCGCTGGTCCGGGGAGAGGTGCTCGATCAGGCGCACACGGCCCTGGCCCTCTCGATCCTGGGGCGGCAGCAGCTCAGGGACCTCCTGGGACGGCATGTGCCGCGCGGTGTGGACGGCGAACTGCTCTACCGCGTGGCGAGCAAGAGCGGGGAGCTGCTGGGCATTCACCACGATGTGGGCGTCCTGTTCACGCCGCGCCCGCTGGTGGCTGCCGTGCTGTCGGAAGGCGGCCTCGACCCGCGCGAGCATCCCGGCAACCGTGACGTGACGGTGCTGGCCGCGGCCCTGTGGCCCCTGCTGGCGGCGCTGGGCGGGACGGTGGCAGGTGCCGCGCCCGGGGACATTTAA
- a CDS encoding cytochrome b encodes MNQWLDERLHLSRLNDKFLRKAFPVHHSFFLGEITLFSLIILILTGILLALAYEPSNSMIVNSFDPGTADKPNLIPAAYHSALKINAMPFGDMLRRIHHWTANIMIAAAVVHMMRIYFTGAFKKPREINWWIGLLLLIFAVFTAVTGYALPYDNYAYNTLKVIYGIVASIPWVGEWVSQAAFAGRFPGEGIIPRVYGYHIMLLPAILIALTGAHLLIMIKQKHTQPQYAKRIAYKKIVGVPLLTQQTPIMLLLALLFAAIIVLFSAFIPVHPVEFFGPPSTTPINNIKPDWYLLWVFGALAIIPSFEFNFLGGVIGSEFTGAMILPTIIVLALFAVPMLDRSRENMYYAENPTNHPVRLAAGIAFLALLIVWSVAGYKPELISANILTTANANTILWIATFLVPALAYFATLGIVRGIRALRESDERDRAAFSHADD; translated from the coding sequence ATGAACCAGTGGTTAGATGAGCGTCTGCACCTCTCGCGCCTGAACGACAAGTTCCTGCGCAAGGCCTTCCCCGTTCACCACAGCTTCTTCCTGGGGGAGATCACGCTGTTCAGCCTGATCATCCTGATCCTGACGGGCATCCTGCTCGCCCTCGCCTACGAGCCGAGCAACAGCATGATCGTCAACTCCTTCGATCCGGGCACGGCCGACAAGCCGAACCTGATCCCGGCGGCCTACCACTCGGCCCTGAAGATCAACGCCATGCCCTTCGGGGACATGCTGCGCCGCATCCACCACTGGACCGCCAACATCATGATCGCGGCGGCCGTGGTCCACATGATGCGGATCTACTTCACGGGGGCCTTCAAGAAGCCGCGCGAGATCAACTGGTGGATCGGGCTGCTGCTGCTGATCTTCGCGGTGTTCACGGCGGTGACCGGCTACGCGCTGCCCTACGACAACTACGCCTACAACACCCTCAAGGTGATCTACGGGATCGTCGCCTCGATTCCCTGGGTGGGCGAATGGGTTTCGCAGGCCGCCTTCGCGGGCCGCTTCCCCGGTGAAGGCATCATCCCGCGTGTCTACGGCTACCACATCATGCTGCTGCCCGCCATCCTGATTGCCCTGACCGGCGCGCACCTGCTGATCATGATCAAGCAGAAGCACACGCAGCCGCAGTACGCCAAGCGCATCGCCTACAAGAAGATCGTCGGTGTGCCGCTGCTGACCCAGCAGACGCCGATCATGCTGCTGCTGGCGCTCCTGTTCGCGGCGATCATCGTGCTGTTCAGCGCCTTTATCCCGGTCCACCCGGTCGAGTTCTTCGGGCCGCCCAGCACCACGCCGATCAACAACATCAAGCCCGACTGGTACCTGCTGTGGGTGTTCGGCGCGCTGGCGATCATCCCCAGCTTCGAGTTCAACTTCCTGGGGGGTGTGATCGGGTCCGAGTTCACGGGCGCCATGATCCTGCCCACGATCATCGTCCTGGCGCTGTTCGCGGTGCCGATGCTCGACCGCAGCCGCGAGAACATGTACTACGCGGAAAACCCCACCAACCACCCGGTGCGCCTGGCGGCGGGCATCGCCTTCCTGGCCCTCCTGATCGTGTGGTCGGTGGCGGGGTATAAGCCGGAACTGATCAGCGCGAACATCCTGACCACTGCGAACGCCAACACCATCCTCTGGATCGCCACCTTCCTGGTGCCCGCCCTGGCCTACTTCGCCACCCTGGGGATCGTGCGCGGCATCCGTGCCCTGCGCGAGAGTGACGAGCGCGACCGCGCGGCCTTCTCCCACGCCGACGACTGA
- a CDS encoding PrsW family intramembrane metalloprotease: protein MPLALVSSVVLTFGWLWFFVRRDRHPEPAWLLARTFGWGLVAWAVSAAFEGSFDRLPFPLLVMLLTAVVEESSKFLAASTVTSEQAFDEPMDGLVYAVTAALGFALLENITYTLSFGTNAATWHVLLTTLAHALFSAPQGYGLGGQQLRGGRWWRSRGLLLSIALHFVFNGLLTGKAGWPQLLALSAVVVLMAFLARRYYLHFETHARENPQPP from the coding sequence GTGCCGCTGGCCCTGGTGTCGTCGGTCGTTCTCACGTTCGGGTGGCTGTGGTTCTTCGTGCGGCGCGACCGTCACCCCGAACCGGCCTGGCTGCTCGCGCGCACCTTCGGGTGGGGACTGGTGGCCTGGGCGGTGTCCGCCGCCTTCGAGGGCAGCTTTGACCGCCTGCCTTTCCCCCTGCTGGTGATGCTGCTGACCGCGGTCGTCGAGGAGAGCAGCAAATTCCTGGCGGCGAGCACGGTCACCAGCGAACAGGCCTTCGACGAGCCGATGGACGGGCTGGTCTATGCGGTCACCGCCGCGCTGGGGTTCGCGCTGCTGGAAAATATCACCTACACGCTGAGCTTCGGGACGAACGCGGCGACCTGGCACGTGCTGCTGACCACCCTGGCGCATGCCCTGTTCAGCGCACCCCAGGGCTACGGGCTGGGCGGACAGCAGTTGCGGGGCGGCCGCTGGTGGCGTTCGCGCGGTCTGCTGCTCAGCATCGCGCTGCATTTCGTCTTCAACGGGCTCCTGACGGGGAAGGCGGGCTGGCCGCAACTGCTGGCCCTGAGCGCCGTCGTGGTGCTGATGGCGTTCCTGGCCCGGCGCTACTACCTGCACTTCGAAACCCATGCCCGCGAGAACCCGCAGCCCCCCTGA
- a CDS encoding type I phosphomannose isomerase catalytic subunit: MVLTAPLLLQPRFSERVWGGTRLRPGASSPVGEVWAVYEENPVQGGPYAGRTLADLSEAYPRELLGSRAQGRRFPLLIKLLDCAQWLSVQVHPDDAQARALAGKGQLGKTEAWYLLDAAPGAELIAGVRPGTLPDTLREAILSGRVMDHAQRHRVQAGDTVMMPAGTLHALGPGLLLYEVQQTSDLTYRVYDWDRPASAGRALHLHESAEVTTTAQAAPVSTAPGQPGDVSELTRCPYFVLERLTGGDTALHGDTRGESFHALTVTVGEARLTAGGETLHLKALESAVLPAAAGAYRLEGTFDLLRARLP; encoded by the coding sequence ATGGTTCTGACTGCACCCCTTCTGCTCCAGCCCCGGTTCTCAGAGCGTGTCTGGGGCGGCACACGCCTGCGCCCCGGTGCGTCCTCGCCGGTCGGGGAAGTCTGGGCCGTCTACGAGGAAAACCCGGTGCAGGGCGGCCCGTATGCCGGACGCACCCTGGCGGACCTGAGCGAGGCGTATCCGCGCGAGTTGCTCGGGAGCCGCGCCCAGGGCCGCCGTTTCCCGCTGCTGATCAAGCTCCTCGACTGTGCCCAGTGGCTGAGCGTGCAGGTTCATCCGGACGATGCCCAGGCCCGCGCGCTGGCCGGTAAGGGGCAGCTCGGCAAGACGGAAGCGTGGTACCTGCTGGACGCGGCCCCCGGCGCGGAACTGATCGCGGGCGTGCGCCCCGGCACTCTGCCAGACACCCTGCGGGAAGCGATCCTGTCCGGCCGGGTGATGGACCATGCCCAGCGCCACCGCGTGCAGGCCGGGGACACCGTCATGATGCCCGCCGGGACACTGCACGCGCTCGGGCCGGGACTGCTGCTGTACGAGGTGCAGCAGACCAGCGACCTCACCTACCGGGTGTACGACTGGGACCGCCCAGCCAGCGCGGGCCGGGCGCTGCACCTGCACGAAAGCGCCGAGGTGACCACCACCGCCCAGGCCGCCCCTGTGTCCACGGCCCCGGGGCAACCCGGCGACGTGTCGGAACTGACCCGCTGCCCGTACTTCGTGCTGGAGCGGTTGACGGGCGGCGACACGGCGCTGCACGGGGACACGCGCGGCGAGAGTTTCCATGCCCTGACCGTGACGGTGGGAGAAGCCCGGCTCACCGCTGGAGGGGAAACCCTGCACCTGAAGGCGCTGGAGTCGGCGGTCCTTCCCGCCGCTGCCGGAGCGTACAGGCTGGAGGGAACCTTCGACCTGCTGCGGGCGCGTCTGCCCTGA
- a CDS encoding c-type cytochrome, with protein sequence MERNDAVMPWVAIVCAAIMWIILLFLFNKETAPEPVVVDPAVVASINQQWPTLGHQVFTSAGCIGCHGAQGQGGAGPKLAGDEKILKDPVYVHTIVTKGKGGMPAFGDKLSEEQIYAVANYVLHSWGNSIPEPLTPATVAAGQTKVDPAVLKNRSRFVPEDIKLPEIFLATFVMVLLTYGLIGLYSVWAEGTELHPGIHKARSTPLAMTAMVVTLLLGLLFSALFVRQMVADYAAWGNKELPSVTTEGFYAAMILFTIAIATGLYKKFFMDDEVLVEDASGEFPW encoded by the coding sequence GTGGAGAGAAACGACGCTGTCATGCCCTGGGTCGCCATCGTGTGTGCGGCCATTATGTGGATTATCCTGCTGTTCCTGTTCAACAAGGAAACGGCCCCCGAACCCGTGGTGGTGGACCCCGCCGTGGTCGCCAGCATCAACCAGCAGTGGCCGACGCTCGGCCATCAGGTCTTTACCTCGGCCGGGTGCATAGGCTGTCACGGCGCGCAGGGCCAGGGCGGCGCCGGTCCCAAGCTCGCGGGCGACGAGAAGATTCTCAAGGACCCGGTCTACGTTCACACCATCGTCACCAAGGGCAAGGGCGGGATGCCCGCTTTTGGCGACAAGCTCTCCGAGGAGCAGATCTACGCGGTAGCGAACTACGTGCTGCACTCCTGGGGCAACAGCATTCCCGAGCCGCTGACACCCGCCACCGTCGCCGCCGGGCAGACCAAGGTGGACCCGGCCGTCTTGAAAAACCGCTCGCGCTTCGTCCCCGAGGACATCAAGCTCCCCGAGATCTTCCTGGCGACCTTCGTGATGGTGCTGCTCACCTACGGGTTGATCGGCCTGTACAGCGTGTGGGCGGAAGGCACCGAACTGCACCCCGGCATCCACAAGGCGCGTTCCACGCCGCTCGCCATGACCGCGATGGTGGTCACGCTGCTCCTGGGCCTGCTCTTCAGCGCACTGTTCGTGCGGCAGATGGTGGCCGACTACGCCGCCTGGGGCAACAAGGAACTGCCCAGCGTGACGACCGAGGGCTTCTACGCCGCGATGATCCTCTTCACCATCGCCATCGCCACCGGCCTGTACAAGAAGTTCTTCATGGACGACGAGGTGCTCGTCGAGGACGCCAGCGGCGAATTCCCCTGGTAA
- a CDS encoding ubiquinol-cytochrome c reductase iron-sulfur subunit has product MTRYKRQDPEITRRKFINVAVGTTAAVGGVSLLSTLGTANPVFILTPDKMPPLKGDILVHAGGDTEGQPVRISELSTKLVRAWPMGKDKQGQSVIRKGDPNNLLVVYRFPQGQLVPPTNIQATIEGQTVAYSDICTHAGCSVGDNDQGPGMKCPCHSGQYDPTHGCIVIGGPPPRKLAQLPIAAQGENIVVTDFFLTMPYPYIHESEWEAFKKTVEEQLT; this is encoded by the coding sequence ATGACCCGTTACAAGAGACAAGACCCCGAGATCACGCGCCGCAAGTTCATCAACGTGGCGGTGGGCACGACCGCCGCCGTGGGTGGGGTGAGCCTGCTCAGCACGCTCGGCACTGCCAACCCGGTGTTCATCCTCACCCCCGACAAGATGCCGCCCCTCAAGGGAGACATCCTGGTGCATGCCGGGGGCGATACCGAGGGCCAGCCGGTCAGGATCAGCGAGCTGAGCACCAAGCTGGTGCGCGCCTGGCCGATGGGCAAGGACAAGCAGGGCCAGAGCGTCATCCGCAAGGGCGACCCCAACAACCTGCTGGTGGTGTACCGCTTCCCCCAGGGGCAGCTCGTCCCGCCCACCAACATCCAGGCCACCATTGAGGGCCAGACCGTGGCGTACAGCGATATCTGCACCCACGCGGGCTGCTCGGTCGGGGACAATGATCAGGGCCCCGGCATGAAGTGTCCCTGCCACTCCGGGCAGTACGACCCCACGCACGGCTGCATCGTGATCGGCGGGCCGCCCCCCCGCAAGCTGGCGCAGCTCCCCATCGCGGCCCAGGGGGAGAACATCGTGGTGACGGACTTCTTCCTGACGATGCCCTACCCCTACATCCATGAATCGGAATGGGAAGCGTTCAAGAAGACCGTGGAGGAGCAACTGACATGA
- a CDS encoding DMT family transporter — protein MSSHARGLLLLVLVTALWGSTFAVVKELGELLPPSVLIAWRFLIASAALLPVLALTRRTAQVPAPQPPRPLWRDGLILGAWLIAGYGTQTIALQTTGANRAAFFTALSVVLVPVWLTFAQRRPLPLALWLALPLAVAGLALLSWEGGALVVGDAWALACAVTYAGFIVALERTATRHEALRFTFAQLAAVTLLAWVWAGLAAPAQLWPPAAAWGPLLYLGIAATALTTLLQTVGQRSVSAAEASLIYALEPVTAALFSFLLIGERVGLRGTLGGLLVVGATVLSQRAGGEPHSETPTPQVEG, from the coding sequence GTGTCCTCTCACGCGCGCGGCCTCCTGCTTCTCGTTCTGGTGACGGCCCTGTGGGGCAGCACCTTCGCCGTCGTGAAGGAACTGGGCGAACTGCTGCCGCCCAGCGTGCTGATCGCGTGGCGGTTCCTGATTGCGAGTGCCGCGCTGCTGCCCGTGCTGGCCCTCACGCGGCGCACCGCGCAGGTCCCGGCCCCGCAGCCACCCCGCCCCCTCTGGCGCGACGGCCTGATCCTGGGCGCGTGGCTGATCGCCGGGTACGGCACGCAGACCATCGCCCTTCAGACCACTGGGGCGAACCGCGCGGCCTTTTTCACGGCGCTCAGCGTGGTGCTGGTGCCCGTCTGGCTGACTTTCGCCCAGCGCCGCCCGCTGCCGCTCGCGCTGTGGCTGGCCCTGCCGCTGGCGGTGGCGGGCCTCGCGCTGCTCTCGTGGGAGGGCGGGGCGCTGGTGGTGGGGGACGCCTGGGCGCTGGCGTGCGCGGTGACCTACGCCGGGTTCATCGTCGCGCTGGAACGCACCGCCACCCGGCACGAGGCCCTGCGCTTCACGTTCGCGCAACTCGCCGCCGTCACCCTGCTCGCCTGGGTCTGGGCCGGGCTGGCCGCCCCGGCGCAGCTCTGGCCGCCCGCTGCGGCCTGGGGACCGCTGCTGTACCTGGGGATTGCCGCCACCGCCCTCACCACCCTGCTCCAGACGGTCGGGCAACGCTCGGTCAGCGCCGCCGAGGCCAGCCTGATCTACGCGCTGGAACCGGTGACGGCGGCACTCTTCAGCTTCCTGCTGATCGGGGAGCGGGTGGGACTGCGGGGAACACTGGGCGGCCTGCTGGTGGTGGGCGCGACGGTGCTGAGCCAGCGCGCGGGGGGCGAACCCCATTCCGAAACCCCCACGCCGCAGGTCGAGGGCTGA
- a CDS encoding HesB/IscA family protein, with protein sequence MTATLNPETSGDLPTQDLRISEFGAQKALAILAQSGKENAGVRVFIKSGGCSGYQYGMAIDDRELEGDTIVVDRGVKLLVDRMSFPLLRGSEVDFVENMMGGGFTVHNPNATSSCGCGHSFRTDGAQSPDGQGSGGCGSH encoded by the coding sequence ATGACGGCGACCCTCAACCCGGAAACCAGTGGTGACCTGCCCACCCAGGACCTCCGCATCAGTGAATTCGGCGCGCAGAAGGCCCTGGCGATCCTGGCCCAGAGCGGCAAGGAAAACGCGGGCGTGCGCGTCTTTATCAAGAGTGGCGGATGCAGCGGCTACCAGTACGGCATGGCGATTGACGACCGCGAACTCGAAGGCGACACCATCGTGGTGGACCGGGGCGTGAAGCTGCTGGTCGACCGCATGAGTTTCCCGCTGCTGCGCGGCAGCGAGGTGGACTTCGTCGAGAACATGATGGGCGGCGGCTTCACGGTGCATAACCCCAATGCCACCAGCTCCTGCGGCTGCGGCCACTCCTTCCGCACGGACGGTGCCCAGTCTCCGGACGGGCAGGGCAGCGGCGGCTGCGGCAGTCACTGA
- a CDS encoding DdrH: MTNPYAEWFEQLRAEYGEQLKAMPLPEGLPEHLHALIQTHDEEAIQFMIKLAWQFGAQVGYAAGARQGEAGTSPFRPGRVQA, encoded by the coding sequence ATGACCAATCCCTACGCCGAGTGGTTCGAGCAGCTCCGCGCGGAGTATGGCGAGCAGCTCAAGGCCATGCCACTTCCTGAAGGCCTTCCCGAACACCTGCATGCCCTGATCCAGACGCACGACGAGGAAGCCATCCAGTTCATGATCAAGCTCGCGTGGCAGTTCGGCGCGCAGGTGGGCTACGCCGCCGGGGCCAGGCAGGGCGAGGCGGGGACCTCCCCGTTCCGTCCCGGCCGCGTTCAGGCCTGA
- the ruvC gene encoding crossover junction endodeoxyribonuclease RuvC, translated as MIVLGVDPGLANLGLGLVEGDVRKARHLYHVCLTTESAWVMPRRLQYIHAEVTRLLGEYRPDAVAIEDQILRRQADVAFKVGQAFGVVQLACAQAGVPIHAYGPMQVKRSLVGTGRAEKEQVIYMVKATLGIRELFNNHAADALALALTHLAHQPMLTAARLART; from the coding sequence ATGATCGTGCTCGGCGTGGACCCCGGACTGGCGAACCTCGGCCTGGGGCTGGTGGAGGGGGACGTGCGGAAGGCCCGGCACCTGTACCACGTCTGCCTGACCACCGAGAGCGCCTGGGTGATGCCGCGCCGCCTGCAGTACATCCACGCGGAAGTCACGCGGCTGCTTGGCGAGTACCGGCCGGACGCGGTGGCCATCGAGGACCAGATTCTGCGGCGTCAGGCGGACGTGGCCTTCAAGGTCGGGCAGGCGTTCGGGGTGGTGCAGCTCGCCTGCGCCCAGGCAGGGGTGCCGATCCACGCTTACGGCCCGATGCAGGTCAAGCGTTCGCTGGTGGGCACCGGCCGTGCCGAGAAGGAACAGGTCATCTACATGGTGAAGGCCACGCTGGGCATCCGCGAACTCTTCAACAACCACGCCGCCGACGCGCTCGCCCTGGCGCTGACCCACCTGGCCCATCAGCCGATGCTGACGGCGGCCCGCCTCGCCCGCACCTGA
- the tgt gene encoding tRNA guanosine(34) transglycosylase Tgt has product MFEFEIQHRDGRARTATFQTPRGKVQTPVFMPVGTQGTVKGISPQELLDIGSQMVLGNTYHLMLRPGEKLVQAHGGLPGFTAYPGPFLTDSGGFQVMSLGHMRKITEEGVTFKSHIDGSTVILTPERSTEVQEALGADVIMAFDECPPYPAEREYIRGSLERTIRWLERCHAVKTREDQALFAIVQGGVHPDLRQLSLDLTLSYETPGFAIGGLAVGESKEEMYPAVAFTAARLPEGKPRYLMGVGHPEDLVAGIALGVDLFDCVYPTRTGRFGYALTDDGRLNMNSSAPRTQLQPIDGDCDCYACRHYTRAYLAHLIRAEEMLAPRMLSLHNLRYLHRLVERARAAIAAGTFQPWAQAWAERYFRHAVPAWFQAALSAGAKAEAVEQSMVEAPAVS; this is encoded by the coding sequence GTGTTCGAGTTTGAGATCCAACATCGAGATGGCCGCGCGAGGACGGCGACCTTTCAGACACCCCGCGGCAAGGTGCAGACCCCGGTGTTCATGCCGGTGGGCACCCAGGGGACGGTGAAGGGGATCAGTCCCCAGGAGCTGCTGGACATCGGTTCGCAGATGGTGCTGGGCAACACCTACCATCTGATGCTGCGGCCCGGCGAGAAGCTGGTGCAGGCCCACGGCGGGCTGCCGGGGTTTACGGCCTATCCCGGTCCCTTCCTGACCGACTCCGGGGGCTTTCAAGTCATGAGCCTTGGCCATATGCGGAAGATCACGGAAGAAGGGGTGACGTTTAAGAGCCACATTGATGGCAGCACCGTCATCCTGACCCCCGAGCGGAGTACCGAGGTGCAGGAGGCGCTGGGCGCAGACGTGATCATGGCCTTTGACGAATGCCCCCCCTATCCTGCGGAGCGGGAATACATTCGCGGCAGCCTGGAGCGCACCATCCGCTGGTTGGAACGGTGTCATGCGGTCAAGACCCGGGAGGATCAGGCGCTCTTCGCCATTGTGCAGGGGGGCGTGCATCCGGACCTTCGCCAGCTCAGCCTCGATCTGACGCTGTCCTACGAGACGCCTGGTTTTGCCATCGGGGGCCTGGCGGTGGGCGAGTCGAAGGAGGAAATGTATCCGGCGGTGGCCTTTACGGCGGCCCGGCTGCCGGAAGGCAAACCCCGTTACCTGATGGGCGTCGGCCATCCCGAGGACCTCGTGGCGGGGATCGCTCTGGGCGTCGATCTGTTCGACTGCGTCTATCCCACGCGAACGGGCCGGTTCGGTTATGCCCTGACGGATGATGGGCGGCTGAATATGAATTCCAGTGCCCCCCGGACCCAGCTTCAGCCGATTGACGGCGATTGCGACTGCTATGCCTGCCGCCACTACACCCGGGCGTATCTGGCCCATCTGATTCGCGCGGAGGAAATGCTGGCCCCCCGGATGCTGTCTCTGCACAACCTGCGCTACCTGCACCGCCTGGTCGAGCGTGCGCGCGCAGCCATCGCAGCGGGCACCTTCCAGCCCTGGGCGCAGGCCTGGGCAGAGAGATATTTCCGGCATGCTGTCCCGGCATGGTTTCAGGCGGCCCTCAGTGCAGGAGCAAAAGCTGAAGCAGTTGAACAGAGCATGGTAGAGGCGCCTGCGGTGTCGTAA